GATACCTCACTAAGTTTGAAGCAATGTTCGACTGAATTCGGTGATGGAACTACGCTAGATGGAACATTGTCTTGCGGTTGGGCTTGGCTTGACAAAGTTATGGTATCAGCAGAGACGATAACAAACAGTTAAAGAGATAGACATACAAACATACAGAGCCACGAAAAGGTGGATTGGGACTTACTGACACTGGGGTATGCAGTGTCGGTAAGTCCTAGGTGTTGCACATCGAGTATGTAGGGATGGCTTTTATTACTGCTTTAACGACCATCTCTTTTTTGGCTTGAGACAAAAACTGATTATGCCACCAGTTCAATGTTTTCTCAACCCTTTTCTTTATGCATCTAAAAGTGTTGTAGTTCGACTTCCCACTATAACTGGCAATCCTAAATATCTCTCATAACTGCCTTCCACAATTGATCCAACTGTTCAGGCAATATGTTTTTTATCAGATGTCCTAGAGTTTGTATTCaagaacaaatatattttttttttattaatcaattaaCCTGAGGCCTTTCCATAAATTTCCATCATCTGTTAAACTTTGTTCTATTATGATAATTTTGACCTACAGAAAATGAgacaatcatctgcaaacaacagaTGATTAATTTTTGTCCCACATATTGTTACTGTTATCCCTCTAACCTTCCTTCTGCTGAGTTTATAAGAGAGGTTTGGCCTTCTGCACAAGATTCAAGAGGTTAAAGTTTTAAACTGGaactataattattatatatatcatatatgaagtTAACCATAAAAAAAGGGGAGgttgttttgtgataatcaatAAGAGATACCCGCACCAAGAAAATCGATGAAGGGGATTTCATTGATGGATTCATCTCCTTGCTCTTCCTTTTGCAGTTGCCCTTAACTTTGCTAATGTGTGTACTGACATATCGCAAAAACTCAATAACTTTGAGAATATTGGTCTGAAATTTTTAAGTACTCAGAAATGGCTGGAATTCAAAGAATCTGCTGCTCTCAGACCCAATTCTTGAGCTAAACTCCCCTTCACATTTTTTCCTCCACTCATTAAAATTACTAGAGGTTTGTATGTGCCCTGGACTGATAGCTTAGTGGTATCTAGCTATTagatatgtatttttatatacagGACATGACAGAACCTATCTAATGATATAGACACAGATCATGACTCGGAGCTCACTTACTCACTGTAGGGCTATGATTTTCATAGATGCATCCAAATGATGACAATAAAACTTTTCCTTCAAATTCATATGTATCACTCAAGATTTCCTAGAATCTCATCCACTCATGTAGGAAAGTAACATCTcccattcctctctctctctctctctctctctctctctctctctctcccacatgGGAAATAGGCCTCTACTTTAGGTTTAGCTAAAGAAAAATTGATCCACAAATGATTTAGATAAACATCAATTAGGAGGAAGCATTCATTTAAGACAAAGAtgaattgattattaaatgCACCTCATGAGAATCAAATTTAGTAAGCTGATATGGGTTTAACTTGATTAATGAAAGATGTCATTATACTTATAATGATCTATTACTTGGTTGGATTTAGGGTTCCGGCTCGGAGCACCCATTTAATTATATAGGAGCATTTgtctgccatttttttttttttttttttttacattttcatgTATTGTGAAAGTATTGGTTTGTATATGCAAAACATGGATGATTGATATGGGGACTGGTGGTAAAATTCTTGGTCTTGCAAGTTTTGCTCATGGATATCGTATCCCTTTAAAAAATGTCCAACATATTTGCCATTTCTTGTTGGCTAAAGTGTGCAATCCTACTTAGCTTTcttaatacattaatttattttcaagttttctctatgtttaattttatgatgttgataTATAAACGTAGCTTTagttttttaatctaaatatattGGTGTACATGTAAcataatttatctcaaattaCAGTTGAACCCTATGAAACCTAGTGTTGTTATGCCTTCATTTCGATCTGAATCAATGCCCAATGTGATTCATTTGGATAATTTGGATAAGACTCTACCTCCAAGTTTGGATAGTTCTCTCCTAACAACTAGTCTTCAAGTTCTCCCTCCTATTACAAGAGGACGGGGCAGATCAAATGTATGACAATACTTTACAAGAATTGAGAATGTCAAGGATCCCAATGAGCCCGAAGCCTCATGCGATTATTGTGGTAAGGTTTTGTTATGTTATCCTAAAAAAAAGGTACTTCATCCTTGAAGTACCATAATCACACATGTAAAGCCTTTAATGCTATTAGAGTTGGAAAGGTAACCCCAATAAAAAAGACCGGAACTAGGAAGACGGGTGTGGATAATACAACTAGCAATCCTAGTGTTGGACTTGCCAAGTAAAATGAACAAAAAGTACCGCCAACAGTAGCTAGAATGATAATCGTGGATGACCTACTGtttagatttatagaaaaaCAAGATTTTAAAGACTTTATGGCTATAGTTGAGCCTAAATTTCCAATCCCCTCTCACATTACTGttatgcgagattgtatgaagatatatgtgttagaaaaagaaaagttgaaaaatatgttcatgGCATCCGATTATAAGATTTGCATCACTACTGACATGTAGACATTAATTCAAAATCTTAACTACATGTGCATAACAAcccattttattgatgatgattagATCTTGCATGAGAGAATTATAGATTTTAACAAAGTTCCTGATCACAAAGGGATAACAATAGGAAGAGATTGAGTCATCCGTACTTGGATAGAGCATAaagaagatatttacaatcacaGTCGACAATGCATCCTCTAATACTACGGCCATCGATTATTTGAGGAAAACTACCAAACTTAGGGACTGTATGGTATTAGACAATGACCTTATGCATATTAGATGTTGtgcacatattttgaatctcATTGTCTAAGATGGattgaaagaaattgataaatcaATTGTGAAAATTCAAAATGCAGTGAAATATGTGAAGTCTTCCCTTGCAAAACTTAATAAGTTCAAGTCATGCGtagagaaacaaaatattttgagtgGTGGGTTTCTTTGCCTTGATGTTCCAactagatggaactcaacatatcTAATGTTGAGTGCAGCACTCAAATATTATGCAGCTTTTGAGGTGCTGCAAGATGAAGACAATGAGTTTGGCCCATATTTACATGAGATTGGACAAGGAATACCAACTTTACATGATTGGAAAACCATCAAgatttttgtacaattttttaagcttttttaTGGTATGACATTGCGGGTTTCAAGCTCAGTTTATGTAACTTCAAATTTGttcattaaagaaatatttacaATCTATAACCATTTGGAGAAAATTTCTATGAATGAGAGTGATATGCTGAAAGCCATGTCGGAGAGGATGTTGCTGAaatatgataagtattgggggattttgagaaattgaacaaaatgtTGTTTATTGCATCTATGCTTGATCCGCACTCAAAGTTggaagttttggagttttggtTTACAAATATTATTGGCCATGAGCGAGTGTCTAAACTTGTTACAAGGTTAACGTGGATGATTGAGCGGATGTATAAGCaatattcaaaattcaatataGGTTCAAATAGGGGCCAGTCAAATGTTGGTGAGACCCAAAGCAACACTTCttatgatgatgaggatgatctATTCAATATGTATTATCAATACCAAGCATCAAAAGGTGTGGTAGAGCCTAAATCAAAATTGGATAAGTATTTCATGGAAAGTGTTGAAGGATTGACACCCGACTTTGATATTCTAATATAGTGAAAGGTGAACTCAAGTAGATATCCGATTCTTACCAATATGGCTCAAGATGTGTTAGCTTTCTTATATCTATTGTTGTTTCTGAGTCGGCATTTAACGTTGGAGGTCGTGTTTTAGATTTATTTCGTAACTAATTGGCCCCGACAACAATTGAATCTCTTTTTTGCACACAAAACTAGTTGATGGAACCCTCCAGTAATTATGACTCACAAGATGCAATGGAAGATGCTGAAAGTTACAACTTAGAAACCGGTAagattcatatttaaaaattattttcatatagtcttttcaattaattatatgtttaacataattttttttttcatgtagaggtaactttgaaaaatattttgaatgaagTCAATTAAAGATTACTTGAAGTACTTTTGGACCAAAACTAGCTAATCCAGCTTGATAAAACTATAGTTTCCATTACTTGTATTCACTGTTTGGTTGGAAGTTGGAACTgggtattattttaagaatcaaAGTCGCAGTGGTATTATTGGAGGttcatccattttctttttttcccaataGTAATGTTGCCAAAATGGGGCTACGCTCATATACCCATTCTGAATGGGCCATTCATATTGCAAAGGGAGAAAGTTATGTTCATTGTTCATATCTTCTAAGGAATCTTTGCAACTAACATTCTCCTTACGAATGATCGGAAAATAAAGCTTCCATATTATTGTAACTGTGTGAGCAATGTAAATTTAATGTGTTGAAGAATTATATTGTGTCTATGCTGATCTCACCGTTTCATTTCCCATTAGAACGGTTGATGTAACCTGGATATTGCTCTTTATGATGTAAGCAGGATATTATTCTTTTTGGTATAACCAGGAAGTTGCCTTTGGTTggattattcttttttatgtaaataGTTGTTAATTGCAAAGCAGTGTCAAATGCATGATCTTTGTTTTTCTTaccaagtttttttattagtatttggCTATGTTTTACTGTGAAGGATTAAATATGTAGGGACACAACATGCACTCTTGAAAAGTCAGATGGGCAAAGTTCACAAAAGGATACCAATAAGCATGCAGTCTTGAAGTGGTGCTACTTATCACTTCCACCACTCACTAACTATTCTCAAAAGTCGTGTAATTGACAAGAAAATTAGAGTCtaacaacaagaagaaatatAGAGCCATCCGTTGAAAATATGATGAACCGTATGACATTCGTTATAATGTAAACTCCAATTACATTGAAATTCATAAACAAACAAATTCTGCAAATTAGTGCACGATCACAACCTCCTAcacaaaatcataaaacaacattagaacagaccatttcaaattttttttatagaatgataatcaaaattttttagattattacaaaaaaaatcaaaacaaaaccaaaaaagggGTCGAGTCAGAATACCAGTTTCTTCTGACAAACTTTTCGGGACGGCTAATCAGTTAATCGGCCGAACGGCCAAATGGAATTTTACTGACTCGGGTCGAGTCAAAAGAGTGGTTTTCAAGTTAGTCGGATGAACAATCCTAGTTCTAATGGGGCTCAAATTGTATCATTGTCTAGTCCTTCTAGAGTATAGGTTATGTGTCTTAGGTCTTTCATTGGGGCGTTATAGACTTTCTACGGTTGCAATGTCTATTTTGGTTGTTGTACTTCCAGATTTCCAATACCACCACATTCATGCCCATTgtaatccttttatttttcgatgtatagaatttttgaatttcattcttCTATGGTTTCACATTCCTTGTTCAAATGTCTCTTTGTTATATAGTTTGGCAATGAATTGTCTACAGTTTGTTTATAACATCTATTCACATATTGTACTTTTTGTTTGGTTACATTGTTTAGTAATTATAGGTTTGTTGAAGGGGTTTTTTTCCCCCAATTGATCAGGCTAAGTTTTTGCTTGTAGGCTATAGGTCAATTTACATTTACCTGTTTCTATCCCTAATTGTCTCCATCAATTTTAGAACACGGTAATTTCTGGCTCTCTTCATTGGTGATACTGGTGAAATTCGAGcagaagtgagagaaaaaattgacaTAAAGGTAGCAAAGTGGAGGGAGGAAGGGAAGGTAGAGATCATACTCGGTGTTCTCTTCATTGATGAGGTGCACATGCTCGATTTCCTAAATCGTGCTTTGGAGAATGAAATGGCTCTAATGTTGTCTGTTGCTACCAACATAGGGATTACAACAATCAAAGGTACAAATTGCAAGTCCGCCTAcgtatcatcacaactcaaacTTACATAGAGGATGAAATCCAAAAGATTTAAGACATCAGGTGCTAAGAGGAAGACGTGGAAATGTCTGAAGAGGCAAAGTGCTTTTTGACAAAGATGGGGGTAGAAACAACATTATTGAGATATGCCATTCATCTCATCATAGCTACAACATTGGCTTCCCAGAAGCGAAAAGGAAAGAATGTGGAGATGAAAAACATTAATTGAAATTATCATCTGTTTTTGGATGTAAAGAGATCAACACAGTACTTGATAGAGTTTCAAAACCAATACATCAATAGAACTGGGGATGGGGGTggtgatgaagatgatgcaAATACAATGGTCACTAAAGTTATCTTGATCACTTGAAATTTGAAGGGTTTCTCATCCACCTAGTTTGGATTAACAGTAGTTTGGTAGTTTTCAATTTGCAGGGTGAATAGGTTAATCTTTTGCATGCTGTATCTACAACATCTTTATAGGACCGACTATGGTTGAATGCAGGATTGGCCATTGAGTGGCTTCTATCGGCCACCCAATGGTGACCCGAAAAGTGCCACTTTGAGGAGGTTGttgtttttcattaaaatctcttttttattttaaaaaaaaatcatatatctGAGTAGATATCAGTAGGTCGACCCACATGTAAAATATTTGCATTTGGATCTATACTCAAATATCTCTGAATATCTTGACCTAGATGAACAGTAATATAGTATACAATtatgtaataatattattttgattttgacttttacttttgatttgatgtgtttaaatataataaaaaatattattatatttaaagttgtCTATGAATTAGTTGTTAGCTTATCActactccaaaaaaaaaaaaaccatatttgCTTGAAGAAGCTTGTTCAGGTATGCATAAATGAAACATTCGCCGAgtaaggaaagaaagaaaaagataagataaatagctttgtttgaaaagtaaatttatctcaactcattattacaattttttcaaattttaacataaaatataataaacaattcaaattttttaaattctaaaataataataataataataatattaaaaaataatattctaacaatatattatcatttcaactcaactcaactcaactcactttaacattcaaacgcagctAAATAGCTTGGATCAAACTTGTGTAGTAGATATCAGATGTGCTTCATACTGCTCGTGATCCCAAGAGGAATAAGAGGGTCTTTTAAACCACGTACgtaaaatatgagatatttttatcatttaactaattattcagctagctagctaaaggATACTAtcaactaattttaattttcttaaactaaaGAGATTCTTCATGTCCCGCAGCACCCGTCATGAACTTCAAGCTAAAAGCCTTCAATACTACATGACTGCACACTTTTCAACAAAGACTCATGATCGTACGTAGCAATAAAagccataattttatatatatatatatatatatatatatatggtgtaaataagtaattaatatgGGCAGGTGCTATTTAATGTATTTTGGAATTAACTGCAGCAGACATTAATATTAGACATGTGAAAATAAATTCCAATAATGAACATTAatgttagctagctaggtagtGCATCAATCAATCTCGCAGCCACTGCCGCCCGCCCACTTCTAATTTCTACGTACAAACACAAACTTCATGCCTTAATTAGACCAATGACCATTAATATGATCATATAGCACGCTATATATGTTGAATTTTCCTCCTTCAGATAAGAAATATTACTAGTCAAAGAGCTGCCTGGAACATTGGCTTGTCTGCTTTCATACCCGAAAACAACAGACGTTGCACCACGACGCTTCCGTGCTTGCTAGCAAGAGCTCATAATTCTCCTTCAATCATGCACTGATTTAAGGTTAAACTTACACTATTTAccatagaaatttaaaatatgaaataataattacatgttaCGTCTATTccctaattttaaaatatatatttaccttCTTTGAAAGATAGAAGTtgatttaatttcttataattggTAACATGATATATTTAAAGTACTACTAGTGAATCATTTACTACTCTCATACATTATGTGCGGCAAATTGGAAAAATgcataaattaagaaaatactcttaagatagatagatagataataTGAAAGAGCTATctagcaacatatatatatatatatatatatatatataatatatcttccTATTTTGTAGCAGAAAGTAAATATCTCCATTGGATAATTAATCTACGTTCATCATCAAGTCTCCTAATCCCATCCCCAACACATTCTAATAAAAACTTGGTCGGTTTGATTTCAATCAGCCGCTGGATAATCAAAGGGCAACGGCGAGAGGGAGGAATCCAGTCTATCCCGGTGCATGAAACCAAATTTACGAAGCACCTGATTGTCGGCGAAATTCAAAGCCCTGCGCATCCCATCCCAGCATGACCCGCCAGCGTACATCTGATTGTGGTCCCCGCTGCATGGCTGACATCCCGTGAAGTGCGTTATGAACGGCCTTCTCCAGCTCCCTCTCCCGTTCCCCGCTTCTTTCAGATAACACCGCGCCCTATACGCACCGTATTGCTCGCTCTCTACCTCTGCGTGTCTCCTCCTCAATGTATCctcctctctctccatctccctGTACCTCCCCGTTATGTTATCCATCGTCCCTATTATCTCGTGCCAGTATCCCTCGAAATAGTATTCTCCCTCCAAATATACCTTCTCCCcccatttctctttctctttgtaCAGCAGGTAAATCAGGCCCGTCTGATCGTCCGACTCTGGAAACAGCTTGTCCTTGAACGTCGATCTCAGTATTTGGCCCCACTTCTTGTATTCCGATGTCTGCGGACCCATGCTCGCCCACACCTCCATGAGGTCCATCGACCACTGACAGTTCCTGATCAGGAACACACCGGCGTTCAGCCCCGTCCAGCTCTTGTCGTCGTAAATCAAGTGGGCCCAGCCGTGCACGACGAGGTTGTGATCCTTGTACCGTTCCAATGGCAGCTTGAACTCCATGTCCGTGAACAATGCGTCCGAGTCCACCCACCAGATCCACT
Above is a genomic segment from Juglans microcarpa x Juglans regia isolate MS1-56 chromosome 1D, Jm3101_v1.0, whole genome shotgun sequence containing:
- the LOC121266582 gene encoding putative glycosyltransferase 7 — its product is MVSPDHPRLHTTSPMAKPSVPRNKSSFCLSDSLLFIGGAFFALLLVWSLWSFLTPTTDPSPNLGPLGDSQSKSASGADWLNCGEDSVETTFYDEPELSYSIGKPLENWDEKRKEWLKQHPSFAAGARDRVLLVSGSQPSPCKNPIGDHLLLRFFKNKVDYCRIHGCDVFYNNALLHPKMGSYWAKLPVVRAAMVAHPEAEWIWWVDSDALFTDMEFKLPLERYKDHNLVVHGWAHLIYDDKSWTGLNAGVFLIRNCQWSMDLMEVWASMGPQTSEYKKWGQILRSTFKDKLFPESDDQTGLIYLLYKEKEKWGEKVYLEGEYYFEGYWHEIIGTMDNITGRYREMEREEDTLRRRHAEVESEQYGAYRARCYLKEAGNGRGSWRRPFITHFTGCQPCSGDHNQMYAGGSCWDGMRRALNFADNQVLRKFGFMHRDRLDSSLSPLPFDYPAAD